The Phycisphaeraceae bacterium genome has a window encoding:
- the tilS gene encoding tRNA lysidine(34) synthetase TilS produces the protein MPRRAQAARAGTPPLRKGKAIADAGRPNTSSPLSIRVRRHPLITAFAKALHGPCGVTPGSRVVLGVSGGADSSSLLLAAATLAQRKSSRIQPIVVHVHHHLRREADDDEAFVRDLAARFELPFAAAHVRLERRIGGRSRPNSTNLLALARRRRYAALARVAREHDACAVATAHHLDDQCETVLMHLFRGCDLDGLVGMPWRRNLATGVSLIRPLLGVRRAACEELCRAAGVTWRDDPSNRDANRARAMLRHSIMPRIETLWPGAAEHVAATAQAVGAWRRSMDESVRRLFGEASCASWSRAALAAAPPAIVMAGLRRTAATMNAAAAPTRRHLDAAAEAIADVQRRPRSFNWPGNLQLSITSKHVMLRVEKLDR, from the coding sequence ATGCCCCGCCGCGCACAAGCCGCCCGCGCCGGTACTCCCCCTCTCCGAAAGGGGAAAGCCATCGCTGACGCCGGGCGTCCGAACACGTCCTCCCCGCTCTCCATCCGTGTACGACGGCATCCCCTCATCACCGCCTTCGCCAAGGCCCTGCACGGCCCCTGCGGCGTGACGCCCGGCTCACGCGTCGTTCTCGGCGTCAGCGGCGGGGCTGATTCATCCTCGCTCCTGCTCGCCGCCGCCACGCTCGCGCAGCGAAAGTCGTCCCGCATTCAGCCGATTGTCGTCCACGTTCACCATCATCTGCGGCGGGAGGCGGATGATGACGAGGCGTTCGTGCGTGATCTCGCCGCCCGGTTCGAGTTGCCCTTTGCCGCAGCCCATGTACGCCTGGAGCGCCGCATCGGAGGCCGATCCCGACCGAACTCGACCAACCTGCTCGCCTTGGCGCGACGGCGCCGCTACGCGGCCCTGGCGCGCGTGGCGCGCGAGCACGACGCCTGCGCCGTCGCCACGGCCCATCACCTCGATGATCAATGCGAAACCGTGCTGATGCATCTCTTCCGCGGCTGCGACCTGGACGGGCTGGTCGGCATGCCCTGGCGGCGGAACCTCGCCACCGGCGTGTCGCTGATTCGACCGCTGCTGGGCGTGCGCCGTGCGGCGTGTGAGGAACTCTGCCGCGCCGCCGGCGTGACGTGGCGCGACGACCCGAGCAACCGCGACGCGAACCGCGCCAGGGCGATGCTGCGGCACTCGATCATGCCCCGGATTGAGACGCTCTGGCCCGGCGCGGCGGAGCACGTCGCCGCGACCGCCCAGGCAGTCGGCGCCTGGCGCCGGTCGATGGACGAGAGCGTCCGGCGCCTCTTCGGCGAGGCGTCCTGCGCGTCGTGGTCCCGGGCGGCGCTTGCCGCCGCCCCGCCCGCGATCGTGATGGCGGGGCTGCGCCGTACCGCAGCGACGATGAACGCGGCGGCGGCGCCCACCCGACGCCATCTCGATGCCGCCGCCGAGGCGATCGCGGATGTTCAGCGCCGTCCGCGCTCGTTCAACTGGCCGGGAAACCTTCAACTGTCGATCACATCCAAGCACGTGATGCTCCGAGTCGAGAAACTGGACCGATAG
- a CDS encoding cytochrome c — MPKIISRVALILVLLAMFPPLLVFRARAVRSDQPRIHLIQDMDNQPKFRAQHANDMFLDGRAMRPHVPGTVAREHEIGGVKTGGTLLDDHYHRGLVNGVWATDFPPQAPLSRELLERGRERFNIYCAPCHGESGNGLGPVAVRAAELQMIGQAAWVAPKAVFDPEVLPQPVGQLYNTVTHGVRTMAGYASQVPEQDRWAIVAWVKALQRSQVASWDDLSPAVREELRREREKAIRDEAEAAARRAEEAARRAAQQGTSPSGEGNN; from the coding sequence ATGCCAAAGATCATTTCCCGAGTCGCGTTGATCCTGGTGCTGCTGGCGATGTTCCCGCCGCTGCTCGTGTTCCGCGCCCGAGCGGTGCGCAGTGATCAGCCGCGCATTCACCTGATTCAGGACATGGACAATCAGCCCAAGTTCCGCGCTCAGCATGCCAACGACATGTTCCTGGATGGTCGGGCCATGCGGCCCCACGTGCCGGGCACGGTGGCGCGGGAGCATGAGATCGGTGGAGTGAAGACCGGCGGAACGCTGCTTGACGACCACTACCACCGCGGGCTGGTGAACGGCGTGTGGGCGACGGATTTTCCGCCCCAGGCGCCGCTGAGCCGGGAGCTCCTGGAGCGCGGTCGCGAGCGGTTCAACATCTACTGCGCCCCCTGTCACGGCGAGTCCGGCAACGGGCTGGGGCCGGTCGCGGTGCGGGCGGCGGAACTGCAGATGATCGGGCAGGCGGCGTGGGTCGCTCCCAAGGCGGTCTTCGACCCCGAGGTGCTCCCGCAGCCGGTCGGGCAGCTCTACAACACCGTGACGCACGGGGTGCGCACCATGGCGGGCTACGCCTCGCAGGTGCCGGAGCAGGACCGCTGGGCGATCGTGGCGTGGGTCAAGGCGCTGCAGCGCAGCCAGGTGGCGAGCTGGGACGATCTTTCGCCCGCCGTTCGTGAGGAACTGCGACGCGAGCGCGAGAAGGCCATCCGCGACGAGGCGGAAGCGGCGGCCAGACGCGCCGAAGAGGCGGCCAGGCGGGCCGCGCAGCAGGGTACGTCTCCTTCTGGTGAGGGGAACAACTGA
- a CDS encoding cytochrome c3 family protein — protein MSHFVFPKWTNALLPMIGVGVLAAPLYAVGMVWFGFSPLTTDVGYAPEQPVPFSHKVHAGDLGIDCRYCHNTVDRAAKAAIPPTQTCMNCHVGIRPESQRLAPVRQSFEDGTPVLWRRVHDEPDYVYFNHAAHVNRGVSCVECHGRVDKMEVVYQYASLSMGWCLECHRNPDLRLREPKDVFNLGLNVGDDVARAELGRMIRERHAIDPSTDCSTCHR, from the coding sequence GTGTCCCACTTCGTTTTTCCCAAGTGGACGAATGCCCTTCTCCCGATGATCGGGGTGGGTGTGCTCGCCGCCCCGCTCTACGCGGTGGGGATGGTGTGGTTCGGCTTCTCGCCTCTCACCACGGATGTCGGCTACGCGCCGGAGCAGCCGGTTCCTTTCTCGCACAAGGTTCACGCCGGTGACCTGGGCATCGACTGCCGCTACTGCCACAACACCGTGGATCGGGCCGCCAAGGCCGCCATCCCCCCCACCCAGACCTGCATGAACTGCCACGTGGGCATTCGTCCGGAAAGCCAGCGTCTGGCGCCGGTTCGACAGAGTTTCGAGGATGGAACGCCCGTCCTCTGGCGTCGGGTGCATGATGAGCCGGACTACGTGTATTTCAACCACGCCGCCCACGTGAATCGCGGGGTTTCGTGCGTGGAATGCCACGGCCGGGTGGACAAGATGGAGGTCGTCTACCAGTACGCCTCGCTCTCGATGGGCTGGTGCCTGGAGTGCCATCGGAATCCGGATCTTCGGCTGCGGGAACCGAAAGACGTGTTCAACCTTGGCCTGAACGTCGGTGATGACGTCGCCAGGGCCGAGTTGGGACGGATGATTCGCGAACGTCACGCCATCGACCCCTCGACGGACTGCTCCACATGCCATCGATGA
- the nrfD gene encoding polysulfide reductase NrfD, with protein MSTLTTDISLAGEKDNTFDDPGRRAPLIVGGHDFSSITDAVCQVIERPRPTRAWYVCFGISVAVLTLLGAMIGYLIFAGTGIWGIQNPVMWGFAIVNFVFWVGIGHAGTLISAILFLLRQKWRTSINRAAEAMTIFAVICAGTFPGIHIGRVWLAYWLFPIPNQMEMWPQFRSPLLWDVFAVGTYFTVSLLFWYVGMIPDLATLRDRATTKVRRFAYGLFSLGWMGANRHWHRYERAYLILAALATPLVLSVHSVVSFDFAVSQLPGWHTTIFPPYFVAGAIFSGFAMVVTLVIPARAFFGLKDIVTLRHLENMNKIILVTGTMVGYAYAMEFFIAWYGGNMYESFAFINRAFGPHWWAYWIMVSCNVLSPQVFWFKKIRTSIPAMFIVTIFVNIGMWFERFVIVLSLEADFLPSSWGMYTPTIIDILTLIGSFGLFFTLFLLFCRFIPFIAIAEVKGVLPQANPHFYDQHHAAPASGHGAGHGHDGHAGKEGGHA; from the coding sequence ATGAGCACACTCACCACCGACATCTCGCTCGCCGGAGAGAAGGACAACACCTTCGACGATCCGGGACGCCGGGCCCCGCTCATCGTCGGCGGGCACGACTTCTCCAGCATCACCGACGCGGTGTGCCAGGTGATCGAGCGTCCTCGCCCCACGCGGGCGTGGTACGTCTGCTTCGGCATCTCGGTGGCGGTGCTCACGCTGCTGGGCGCGATGATCGGATACCTGATCTTCGCCGGCACCGGCATCTGGGGCATTCAGAACCCGGTGATGTGGGGCTTCGCCATCGTCAACTTCGTGTTCTGGGTCGGCATCGGCCACGCGGGCACGCTGATCTCCGCGATTCTCTTTCTGCTGCGTCAGAAGTGGCGCACGTCGATCAACCGCGCCGCGGAGGCCATGACCATCTTCGCGGTCATCTGCGCCGGCACGTTCCCTGGCATCCACATCGGGCGCGTGTGGCTGGCCTACTGGCTGTTCCCGATTCCGAACCAAATGGAGATGTGGCCCCAGTTCCGCAGCCCGCTGCTGTGGGACGTGTTCGCGGTGGGCACGTATTTCACGGTGTCGCTGCTGTTCTGGTACGTGGGCATGATTCCCGACCTGGCGACGCTGCGCGACCGGGCCACCACCAAGGTGCGGCGCTTCGCCTACGGACTGTTCTCGCTGGGCTGGATGGGCGCCAACCGCCACTGGCACCGGTATGAGCGGGCGTACCTGATCCTCGCCGCCCTGGCCACCCCGCTGGTGCTCTCGGTGCACTCGGTGGTGTCCTTCGACTTCGCGGTGTCGCAGCTTCCCGGCTGGCATACGACGATCTTCCCGCCCTACTTCGTGGCGGGCGCCATCTTCTCCGGCTTCGCGATGGTGGTGACGCTGGTGATCCCGGCCCGGGCCTTCTTCGGGCTCAAGGACATCGTCACGCTGCGCCACCTGGAGAACATGAACAAGATCATCCTGGTGACGGGCACCATGGTGGGCTACGCCTACGCGATGGAGTTCTTCATCGCCTGGTACGGCGGCAACATGTATGAGTCGTTCGCCTTCATCAACCGCGCCTTCGGGCCGCACTGGTGGGCGTACTGGATCATGGTCTCATGCAACGTGCTCAGTCCGCAGGTCTTCTGGTTCAAGAAGATCCGCACCAGCATCCCGGCCATGTTCATCGTGACGATCTTCGTGAACATCGGCATGTGGTTCGAGCGGTTCGTGATCGTGCTGTCGCTGGAGGCGGACTTCCTGCCGTCCTCGTGGGGCATGTACACGCCGACGATCATCGACATCCTCACGCTGATCGGATCGTTCGGTCTGTTCTTCACGCTGTTCCTGCTCTTCTGCCGGTTCATTCCCTTCATCGCCATCGCCGAGGTGAAGGGCGTTCTTCCGCAGGCCAACCCGCACTTCTACGACCAGCACCACGCCGCCCCGGCCTCGGGACACGGCGCCGGGCACGGGCATGATGGTCATGCGGGCAAGGAAGGAGGCCACGCATGA
- a CDS encoding TAT-variant-translocated molybdopterin oxidoreductase, with protein MPSMMPTTTDAKMGREYWRSLDDFAQSPQFVELVQREFPSLLDDVVTPANRRSFLKLMGASLALAGVGLAGCRRWPDEKIAPFAHRPEGYVPGEPAYFATSMDLGGVGCGLIATSFDGRPIKVEGNERHPINGGSVTISGKTFSVGSCDVFAQSGILEFYDPERSRDVVRRTLEGDRPSARAAGLDEFLSWAKAHFASLKANQGAGLAILSQADSSPSLHDMKARVAAAFPKAVWHEYESISRDNEIEGARLALGNAYRAHYALDKADVVACLDSDLLVAHPASAKHARDFASRRRSIDKTMSRLYAAEGVLSLTGANADHRLAIKSRDVASLTSMLIAALAREGVTVLGGEAIGSVKPVPGEQVAAWVNAVARDLAAAMRAGGFSLVVPGPRQPAAVHAACHAINFALQNVGRTVHFTAEPEGARQSHIASLRALTEACTAGSVQTLLILGGNPAYDAPIDLGFGEAMLNVATCIHLSLYDNETSQRCDWHVNAAHTLESWGDTRAWDGTVAPVQPIIEPLYDGLTPAEMLAVVLDDEVKDGYSIARRWFSSLHGEGMGFEAAWRNYLHDGVLPGSAWKREDVRLSTRDWPAALSRLADAGATQEGDEVVFTPDPAIYDGRFANNGWLQELPDPIGKISWDNAAFMSPAMAERLGARGNDLVVIDSPTGGNPLEIAVHIIPGMADGVVNIHLGYGRTAAGHIGTGVGRNAGLLRGSQGMGFAVAHVEKGRGTYELATVQDHHAMDSKVTRQGVQDRLPMLVRQARLDRYEQVGKDAFFDEKHVHLPPIVSLWDEYNYEASGAHRWAMAIDLQTCIGCSACMIACQAENNVPIVGKDQVLFGREMHWIRVDRYYKGRDVHNPEVVFQPVTCQHCENAPCEQVCPVAATTHDKEGLNVMVYNRCVGTRYCSNNCPYKVRRFNFYDWHVEDPRAEGLRPPRVDIPDVVHDKAFRGGSEVKRMAFNPDVTVRPRGVMEKCSFCVQRINRVKIEAKNAWVKAGGTGSGSSRYEIADGAVTPACAQACPTQAIVFGDLRDPGSRVSALFRDPRQYSLLEELNTKPRTRFLGKVRNYNASLKPIPAHGDAEAAGH; from the coding sequence ATGCCATCGATGATGCCGACCACGACCGACGCCAAGATGGGTCGCGAGTACTGGCGCAGTCTGGACGACTTCGCCCAAAGCCCCCAGTTTGTCGAGCTTGTCCAGCGGGAGTTTCCCTCGCTGCTCGATGACGTGGTGACGCCCGCAAACCGTCGGTCGTTCCTGAAACTCATGGGCGCTTCGCTGGCTCTCGCCGGCGTCGGTCTGGCTGGCTGTCGTCGCTGGCCGGATGAGAAGATCGCCCCGTTCGCCCACAGGCCCGAGGGCTACGTGCCCGGCGAGCCGGCCTATTTCGCCACATCCATGGATCTGGGTGGCGTCGGATGCGGCCTGATCGCCACCAGTTTCGACGGGCGACCCATCAAGGTCGAAGGCAACGAGCGTCACCCCATCAACGGCGGGTCGGTGACGATATCCGGCAAGACCTTCTCCGTCGGGTCATGCGACGTCTTCGCCCAGTCAGGCATTCTCGAGTTCTACGACCCCGAGCGCAGCCGCGATGTCGTTCGCCGAACGCTGGAAGGCGATCGCCCCAGCGCCCGAGCGGCGGGTCTGGATGAGTTTCTCTCGTGGGCGAAGGCGCACTTCGCGTCGCTCAAGGCCAATCAAGGTGCGGGGCTGGCGATTCTGTCGCAGGCGGATTCGTCACCGTCACTCCATGACATGAAGGCGCGGGTCGCCGCCGCGTTCCCCAAGGCGGTGTGGCACGAGTACGAGTCGATCTCCCGCGACAACGAGATCGAGGGCGCTCGCCTGGCTCTGGGCAACGCCTACCGGGCCCATTACGCGCTCGACAAGGCGGACGTGGTGGCGTGTCTCGATTCCGACCTGCTGGTGGCGCACCCGGCGAGCGCCAAGCACGCCCGCGACTTCGCCTCGCGGCGTCGGAGCATCGACAAAACCATGTCCCGGCTGTACGCGGCGGAGGGCGTGCTCTCGCTCACCGGCGCCAACGCCGATCACCGGCTGGCGATCAAGTCGCGCGACGTGGCGTCGCTGACGTCGATGCTCATCGCCGCGCTCGCCCGCGAGGGCGTCACGGTGCTGGGGGGCGAGGCGATTGGCTCCGTCAAGCCCGTGCCGGGCGAGCAGGTCGCCGCGTGGGTGAACGCCGTCGCCAGGGATCTGGCCGCCGCCATGCGGGCGGGCGGGTTTTCGCTGGTCGTGCCCGGTCCGCGGCAGCCGGCGGCGGTTCACGCGGCCTGTCACGCCATCAACTTCGCTCTTCAGAACGTGGGCCGCACGGTCCACTTCACCGCCGAGCCGGAAGGGGCGAGGCAGTCGCACATCGCGTCGCTCAGGGCGCTCACCGAGGCCTGCACCGCCGGTTCGGTGCAGACGCTGCTCATCCTGGGCGGCAACCCGGCGTACGACGCGCCGATCGACCTGGGCTTCGGCGAGGCGATGCTCAACGTCGCCACGTGCATCCACCTGTCGCTCTACGACAACGAGACGAGTCAGCGCTGCGACTGGCACGTGAACGCCGCCCATACGCTCGAATCGTGGGGCGACACGCGGGCGTGGGATGGCACGGTGGCGCCGGTGCAGCCGATCATCGAGCCGCTTTACGACGGGCTGACCCCCGCCGAGATGCTGGCGGTCGTGCTGGATGACGAGGTGAAGGACGGTTATTCCATCGCCCGTCGCTGGTTCAGTTCTCTGCATGGCGAAGGCATGGGCTTTGAAGCGGCGTGGCGCAACTACCTGCACGACGGCGTGCTGCCCGGCAGCGCCTGGAAGCGCGAGGACGTGCGGCTTTCGACGCGCGATTGGCCCGCGGCGCTCTCGCGGCTGGCGGATGCCGGCGCCACGCAGGAGGGCGATGAAGTCGTCTTCACGCCCGACCCGGCGATCTACGACGGACGCTTCGCCAACAACGGCTGGCTGCAGGAGCTGCCGGACCCCATCGGCAAGATTTCGTGGGACAACGCGGCGTTCATGAGCCCGGCGATGGCCGAGCGCCTCGGTGCTCGCGGCAACGACCTTGTGGTGATCGACTCGCCCACGGGCGGCAACCCGCTTGAGATCGCGGTTCACATCATTCCCGGCATGGCTGACGGGGTGGTCAACATTCATCTCGGCTATGGCCGCACCGCGGCGGGACACATCGGGACGGGGGTGGGTCGAAACGCCGGTCTGCTGCGCGGGTCGCAGGGCATGGGCTTCGCTGTCGCCCACGTGGAAAAGGGTCGCGGCACGTATGAACTGGCGACGGTGCAGGACCACCACGCGATGGACTCCAAGGTCACGCGCCAGGGCGTGCAGGATCGCCTGCCCATGCTCGTGCGGCAGGCGCGGCTGGACCGCTACGAGCAGGTGGGCAAGGACGCCTTCTTCGACGAGAAGCACGTTCACCTGCCGCCCATCGTCTCGTTGTGGGATGAGTACAACTACGAAGCGAGCGGGGCGCACCGCTGGGCCATGGCGATCGACCTGCAGACCTGCATCGGCTGCAGCGCCTGCATGATCGCCTGCCAGGCGGAGAACAACGTGCCCATCGTGGGCAAGGATCAGGTGCTGTTCGGACGCGAGATGCACTGGATCCGTGTGGACCGCTACTACAAAGGCCGGGACGTTCACAACCCCGAAGTGGTCTTCCAACCCGTCACGTGCCAGCACTGCGAGAACGCCCCCTGCGAGCAGGTGTGCCCGGTGGCGGCCACCACGCACGACAAGGAGGGGCTGAACGTGATGGTGTACAACCGCTGCGTGGGCACGCGGTACTGCTCGAACAACTGCCCGTACAAGGTGCGGCGCTTCAACTTCTACGACTGGCACGTGGAGGATCCCCGCGCCGAGGGGTTGCGCCCGCCTCGCGTGGACATCCCCGACGTGGTGCATGACAAGGCCTTCCGCGGCGGCAGCGAAGTCAAGCGCATGGCGTTTAATCCGGATGTCACGGTGCGCCCCCGCGGCGTGATGGAGAAGTGCTCCTTCTGCGTGCAGCGCATCAACCGCGTCAAGATCGAGGCCAAGAACGCCTGGGTCAAGGCGGGCGGGACCGGGAGCGGGTCGTCGCGGTACGAAATCGCCGACGGCGCGGTCACCCCCGCGTGCGCCCAGGCGTGCCCCACGCAGGCCATCGTGTTCGGCGACCTGCGCGACCCCGGCAGCCGGGTGTCGGCGCTGTTCAGAGATCCGCGGCAGTACTCGCTGCTCGAGGAACTGAACACCAAGCCGCGCACGCGGTTCCTGGGCAAGGTGCGAAACTACAACGCGTCGCTCAAGCCGATTCCGGCTCATGGTGACGCAGAGGCGGCAGGCCACTGA
- a CDS encoding TlpA family protein disulfide reductase, producing the protein MSHRRSWLLSAACAATIAFASPTLAFDPPTTTDVRQAVQTFFNWYSAATPEDRAAQMNDKIKEAFSKLSIAEMSPEAIGTVPGWIRNADSVKGAFNARLEELLKDRGADGAVAASLKFDFALDEQGQLDTLKAMFEHPGFDAAMNEGRAFQPIGALGFVSEDILAKLSKQLTHLASFYKGELSQQRLNEGVNVVVALNRAGKAVDKAVSEAVRSNLKTHFAKAAEEQANPQMKERMLSQVAFLDGAYARGELIGHDAPAINFTWTSAGQHRTLADLRGKVVVIDFWATWCGPCIASFPNIRELQERYEGYDVVILGVTSLQGKHYPGNAPPIDTAGDPDKEYALMKEFMADKQMTWQVAFSQQNVFNPDFGVRGIPHVAIIGADGKVRYNGLHPAGTPLAKKAEMIDGLLKEAKLATPGPVIEKKD; encoded by the coding sequence ATGAGTCATCGACGTTCCTGGCTGCTCAGCGCCGCGTGCGCTGCGACGATCGCGTTCGCCTCCCCCACGCTCGCCTTCGATCCGCCCACCACGACGGATGTCCGGCAGGCGGTGCAGACGTTCTTCAACTGGTACAGCGCCGCGACGCCCGAGGATCGCGCCGCCCAGATGAACGACAAGATCAAGGAGGCGTTCAGCAAACTCTCCATCGCGGAGATGAGCCCCGAGGCGATCGGAACGGTTCCCGGCTGGATTCGCAACGCGGACTCGGTCAAGGGCGCGTTCAACGCCCGGCTGGAGGAACTGCTCAAGGACCGCGGCGCCGACGGCGCGGTGGCGGCGTCGCTCAAGTTCGACTTCGCCCTGGACGAGCAGGGCCAGCTCGACACGCTCAAAGCCATGTTCGAGCATCCCGGCTTCGATGCCGCCATGAACGAAGGCCGCGCGTTTCAGCCGATCGGCGCCCTGGGCTTCGTGTCAGAGGACATTCTCGCCAAGCTGAGCAAGCAGCTCACGCACCTGGCGTCGTTCTACAAGGGCGAACTGTCGCAGCAGCGGCTCAACGAGGGCGTCAACGTGGTGGTCGCGCTCAACCGGGCCGGCAAGGCCGTTGACAAGGCGGTCAGCGAGGCGGTGCGCTCCAACCTCAAGACGCACTTCGCCAAGGCCGCCGAGGAGCAGGCCAACCCGCAGATGAAGGAGCGGATGCTTTCACAGGTCGCCTTCCTTGACGGCGCCTACGCCCGCGGCGAACTGATCGGGCATGACGCGCCGGCCATCAACTTCACATGGACCAGCGCGGGCCAGCACAGGACGCTCGCCGACCTCAGGGGCAAGGTGGTGGTGATTGACTTCTGGGCCACATGGTGCGGCCCGTGCATCGCGTCATTCCCCAACATCCGCGAATTGCAGGAGCGCTACGAGGGGTATGACGTGGTCATCCTCGGCGTCACGTCGCTGCAGGGCAAGCACTACCCCGGCAACGCGCCGCCCATCGACACCGCGGGCGACCCCGACAAGGAGTACGCCCTGATGAAGGAGTTCATGGCCGACAAGCAGATGACCTGGCAGGTCGCCTTCAGCCAGCAGAATGTCTTCAATCCCGACTTCGGCGTGCGCGGCATTCCGCACGTGGCCATCATCGGCGCCGACGGCAAGGTGCGCTACAACGGCCTGCATCCCGCCGGCACACCCCTGGCCAAGAAGGCCGAGATGATCGACGGCCTGCTCAAGGAAGCCAAGCTCGCCACGCCCGGCCCGGTGATCGAGAAGAAGGACTGA
- a CDS encoding DUF3341 domain-containing protein: protein MSATTTHAHAHGHHAPTTKAAPAKVTYGLLAEFENPGVLYHAAEKVRDAGYQKWDCHTPFPVHGLDKAMGVKMTKLPILVFTCGLTGCILGVLLQWFTNAANESLTIYAPMPVTPYPFQISGKPLWSLPANVPVIFELTILLSAFGAVFGMLGMNRLPRFAHPLFTSRRFLRATSDKFFIAIEATDPKFRLDETRALLQKAGAAAVEVVED, encoded by the coding sequence ATGAGCGCGACCACCACCCACGCCCACGCGCACGGCCACCACGCGCCGACGACGAAGGCCGCTCCGGCCAAGGTGACGTACGGCCTGCTCGCCGAGTTCGAGAACCCCGGCGTGCTGTACCACGCCGCCGAGAAGGTGCGCGACGCCGGATACCAGAAGTGGGACTGCCACACGCCCTTCCCCGTTCACGGACTGGACAAGGCGATGGGCGTCAAGATGACGAAGTTGCCGATCCTGGTGTTCACGTGCGGACTGACCGGCTGCATCCTGGGCGTGCTGCTGCAGTGGTTCACCAACGCGGCCAATGAATCGCTCACCATCTACGCCCCGATGCCGGTGACGCCCTACCCGTTCCAGATTTCGGGCAAGCCGCTCTGGTCGCTCCCGGCCAACGTGCCGGTGATCTTCGAACTGACGATTCTGCTCAGCGCCTTCGGCGCGGTGTTCGGGATGCTCGGCATGAACCGACTCCCGAGGTTCGCGCATCCGCTGTTCACCAGCAGGCGATTCCTGCGAGCCACCTCGGACAAGTTCTTCATCGCCATCGAAGCTACCGACCCCAAGTTCCGACTCGATGAGACCCGCGCCCTGCTTCAGAAGGCCGGGGCCGCGGCGGTGGAAGTGGTGGAGGATTGA
- a CDS encoding HAD family hydrolase, with protein sequence MSRTDLVIFDCDGVLVDSEPISNRVWCQCLRTLGWDLDDAASHEMFVGRSMADCVRLVEARLGITVPESFVPRFREVSFEAFRRELKPIPGVREAIEAIPAPRCVASSGPHDKIRLNLTITGLIDHFEGRIFSAADVPRGKPHPDLFLHAATSLGTPPTRCVVVEDSVPGVRAAIAAGMRALGYARSANAAALTKAGAEVFDDMAQLPMLVR encoded by the coding sequence ATGAGCCGGACGGACCTGGTCATCTTCGATTGCGACGGCGTACTCGTGGACAGCGAGCCGATCTCCAACCGTGTGTGGTGCCAATGCCTGCGCACGCTGGGTTGGGACCTGGACGACGCCGCGTCGCACGAGATGTTCGTGGGGCGGTCGATGGCCGACTGCGTGCGTCTGGTCGAGGCGCGGCTGGGGATCACGGTGCCCGAGTCGTTCGTGCCGCGGTTCCGCGAGGTGAGTTTCGAGGCGTTCCGGCGCGAACTCAAGCCGATTCCCGGCGTGCGCGAGGCGATCGAGGCGATTCCCGCGCCGCGATGCGTGGCATCCAGCGGGCCGCACGACAAGATCCGGCTCAATCTCACCATCACCGGGCTGATCGATCACTTCGAGGGTCGCATCTTCAGCGCGGCGGACGTGCCGCGCGGCAAGCCGCACCCGGACCTGTTTCTGCATGCGGCGACGTCGCTGGGCACGCCGCCGACCCGATGCGTTGTCGTCGAGGACAGCGTGCCGGGCGTGCGAGCGGCCATCGCCGCGGGCATGCGCGCCCTGGGGTACGCGCGAAGCGCGAACGCCGCCGCCCTCACGAAGGCAGGGGCGGAAGTGTTCGACGACATGGCGCAATTGCCCATGCTCGTGCGCTGA